The following proteins come from a genomic window of Streptomyces sp. Sge12:
- a CDS encoding Rossmann-like domain-containing protein — protein sequence MTTRTTTAPAPTVDALIASVLAGEHGPLPSGLVATSVFWIHHGTRLAGGATTYLNQYVLVRLGGSFGGCAFEAGEIDPAVCRDSSGAPLDVLLREAPRPLRIAALDAYLAEQRPHGDAGAEPVTLPAGTPEVRARARDAAIAGLLDIGAGSRVGLIGVVDPLVAAIRERGGVPLPCDFNLRSTRWGDPVTADMHEVLERADAVVATGMTLGNGSFDTVLDRCRARGVPLVVYAQSGSAVARAFLGSGVTALSAEPFPFSQFSADPTTLYRYRAVAQP from the coding sequence ATGACGACCCGGACCACCACCGCGCCCGCACCGACCGTCGACGCCCTCATCGCGTCCGTACTGGCCGGTGAACACGGCCCGTTGCCCTCCGGGCTCGTGGCGACCAGCGTGTTCTGGATCCACCACGGCACCCGGCTGGCCGGCGGCGCGACCACCTACCTCAACCAGTACGTCCTGGTGCGCCTCGGCGGCTCGTTCGGGGGCTGCGCCTTCGAGGCCGGCGAGATCGACCCGGCGGTCTGCCGCGACTCCTCGGGCGCCCCGCTCGACGTCCTGCTGCGCGAGGCGCCGCGCCCGCTGCGGATCGCCGCCCTCGACGCCTACCTGGCCGAGCAGCGCCCGCACGGCGACGCCGGGGCCGAACCGGTCACCCTCCCCGCCGGCACTCCCGAAGTGCGCGCCCGGGCCCGTGACGCGGCCATCGCCGGGCTGCTGGACATCGGCGCCGGCTCCCGGGTCGGCCTCATCGGCGTGGTCGACCCGCTGGTCGCGGCCATCCGCGAGCGGGGCGGCGTACCGCTGCCGTGCGACTTCAACCTCAGGTCCACCCGGTGGGGCGATCCGGTCACCGCCGACATGCACGAGGTGCTGGAACGCGCCGACGCCGTCGTCGCCACCGGCATGACCCTCGGCAACGGCTCCTTCGACACCGTCCTCGACCGCTGCCGCGCCCGGGGCGTCCCGCTGGTCGTCTACGCGCAGAGCGGCAGCGCGGTGGCCCGCGCCTTCCTCGGTTCCGGGGTGACCGCCCTGTCCGCGGAGCCCTTCCCCTTCTCCCAGTTCAGCGCCGACCCGACGACCCTCTACCGCTACCGGGCGGTGGCGCAGCCGTGA
- a CDS encoding GHMP family kinase ATP-binding protein, which translates to MIAPTARRGIGHAPCHHGEILQGVFLDAGGRRCAGLVTLPMTGPGSRAEFTRRPGTAPERIAVLPGGRTKAARAAALAVAECAPRCQEAPCGGELRIVSDIPVGLGMGSSTSDVIAVVRAVADSYRVRLAPDTVARLAVRAETACDPLMLDARPVLFAQREGRVLEVLGPRLPPLVVVGCALGGGAPVDTLSLPVPAHDASDVRAFERLRALLRRAVATGDAALLGRVASASARRGQQRLHHREFDTLTDIGRRLGAVGVQIAHSGAVAGLLLDPATRGLRHRVRSCVRALESNGIAATRTFTTFPTRPQTNREFPSGPAHRGGHRPTRPDTPRRAARLPAL; encoded by the coding sequence GTGATCGCGCCCACCGCCCGCCGCGGGATCGGGCACGCGCCCTGCCACCACGGCGAGATCCTCCAGGGCGTCTTCCTCGACGCCGGCGGGCGCCGGTGCGCGGGCCTGGTCACCCTGCCGATGACCGGGCCGGGCAGCCGGGCCGAGTTCACCCGCAGGCCCGGCACCGCGCCGGAGCGGATCGCCGTCCTGCCGGGCGGCCGTACGAAGGCGGCCCGGGCGGCGGCCCTGGCCGTGGCGGAGTGCGCGCCGCGCTGCCAGGAGGCGCCCTGCGGAGGCGAGTTGCGGATCGTCTCCGACATCCCGGTGGGCCTCGGCATGGGCAGCTCCACCAGCGATGTCATCGCCGTCGTACGCGCCGTCGCGGACTCCTACCGGGTGCGGCTGGCGCCCGACACCGTCGCCCGGCTCGCGGTGCGCGCGGAAACGGCCTGCGACCCGCTGATGCTCGACGCCCGCCCGGTGCTCTTCGCCCAGCGCGAGGGGCGGGTGCTGGAGGTGCTCGGCCCCCGCCTGCCGCCCCTGGTCGTCGTGGGCTGCGCACTGGGCGGGGGCGCGCCCGTGGACACCCTCTCCCTGCCGGTTCCCGCGCACGACGCGAGCGACGTACGCGCCTTCGAGCGGCTGCGCGCCCTGCTGCGGCGGGCCGTGGCCACGGGGGACGCGGCCCTGCTGGGCCGGGTCGCGAGCGCCAGCGCGCGCCGGGGCCAACAGCGCCTGCACCACCGGGAGTTCGACACGCTCACCGATATCGGCCGGCGGCTCGGGGCGGTGGGGGTCCAAATCGCGCACAGCGGCGCGGTGGCCGGTCTGCTCCTCGACCCGGCGACCAGGGGCCTGCGCCACCGGGTGCGGAGCTGCGTACGGGCCCTGGAGAGCAACGGCATCGCCGCGACCCGCACCTTCACCACCTTTCCGACACGACCTCAGACGAACCGGGAGTTCCCGAGTGGACCAGCACATCGCGGAGGCCATCGGCCGACCCGACCTGATACGCCTCGACGAGCGGCTCGTCTGCCTGCGCTTTGA